One Mangifera indica cultivar Alphonso chromosome 4, CATAS_Mindica_2.1, whole genome shotgun sequence genomic region harbors:
- the LOC123213689 gene encoding histidine kinase 3-like, with amino-acid sequence MNLLPVFGFGLKVGHSLWMLCCWIVSVVSMNCLIHGGIEDTKTGFLGDGTKMWAEFSERILGKSWKIHNLYYQSIGSKKVRIIWWRRVLVAWLVFWALASMWVFWYMSGQTTERRKEALASMCDERARMLQDQFNVSMNHVQAMSILISTFHHGKNPSAIDQRTFARYTERTAFERPLTSGVAYAVRVLHSEREQFEKQQGWTIKRMDAFEHNPVHKDDYNPEALEPSPIQEEYAPVIFAQDTISHVVSLDMLSGKEDRENVLRARESGKGVLTAPFRLLKSKRLGVILTFAVYKRDLPSNATPDDRIEATDGYLGGVFDIESLVEKLLQQLASKQTIFVNVYDTTNPSDPISMYGSNVSNDELEHVSSLNFGDPYRKHEMRCRFKQKAPWPWLAITTSFAIIVIASLVGQIFYATVSRIVKVEDDYKEMMELKAKAEAADVAKSQFLATVSHEIRTPMNGVLGMLDMLMDTNLDGTQQDYVTTAQGSGRTLVSLINEVLDQAKVESGKLELEEVSFDLRAILDDVLSLFSGKSQEKGVELELAVYISDRVPKILVGDPKRFRQIISNLMGNSIKFTKAGHIFITVHLVEEVMDFTEAETVLSSKNTLSGNLVADRRCSWKGFRAFNQDGSTCSFKSSSSDFVNIIVSVEDTGEGIPLEGQSRIFTPFMQVGPSISRLHGGTGIGLSISKYLVSRMNGEIGFVSVPEIGSTFTFTAVLGNGSSNSNEQQSQQMNGQSNSVSSELKGMTALLVDHRPTRAKVSRYHIERIGIHVEVVFDLNEGISCIGCGNMVINMVLVEQEVWERDASTSTLFTDNLRKFEHGAPKMFLLAKHTSFSRINTTISGVYSPTVIMKPLRASKVAADLQRALGIGNKGNPIPSLSLRNLLLGRKILIVDDNKVNLRVAAGALKKYGADVECAESGMEATNMLKPPHSFHACFMDIQMPRMDGFQATRIIREEEHRYNNSIHRDDNVSNWHVPILAMTADVIQATHEECLKCGMDGYVSKPFEAEQLYREVSRVVPLL; translated from the exons ATGAATCTGCTTCCTGTATTTGGGTTTGGTCTAAAGGTGGGGCACTCACTTTGGATGCTATGTTGCTGGATTGTTTCTGTGGTTTCCATGAACTGTTTAATACATGGTGGAATTGAAGATACTAAAACTGGTTTTCTTGGTGATGGTACTAAGATGTGGGCGGAATTCTCGGAGAGGATCTTGGGGAAGAGCTGGAAGATCCACAATCTTTATTACCAGTCTATTGGGTCCAAGAAAGTTAGAATAATATGGTGGAGAAGGGTCTTGGTGGCATGGCTGGTTTTTTGGGCCTTGGCATCTATGTGGGTCTTTTGGTACATGAGCGGACAAACTACTGAAAGGAGGAAAGAAGCTCTCGCTAGTATGTGCGATGAGAGGGCTAGGATGTTACAGGATCAGTTTAATGTAAGCATGAATCATGTTCAGGCTATGTCCATATTGATCTCCACTTTCCACCATGGCAAGAACCCATCTGCTATTGATCAG AGGACTTTTGCAAGGTATACTGAAAGAACTGCTTTTGAGAGGCCTCTCACAAGTGGCGTGGCATATGCGGTAAGGGTTCTCCACTCTGAAAGGGAACAATTTGAAAAGCAACAAGGCTGGACTATTAAGAGGATGGATGCATTTGAGCATAATCCAGTTCACAAGGATGACTATAACCCAGAAGCTTTGGAGCCATCCCCAATTCAAGAAGAATACGCTCCTGTTATCTTTGCACAGGATACCATTTCTCATGTGGTTTCTCTTGATATGCTTTCAGGAAAA GAGGATCGTGAAAATGTGTTACGAGCAAGAGAATCAGGAAAAGGAGTCTTAACTGCACCTTTCAGGTTACTCAAATCAAAACGGCTTGGAGTTATTTTGACATTTGCTGTCTACAAGAGGGATCTCCCCTCAAATGCAACCCCAGATGACAGGATTGAAGCTACTGATGG GTATCTTGGTGGAGTCTTTGACATTGAATCACTTGTGGAGAAATTACTTCAACAGCTTGCAAGCAAACAAACCATCTTTGTCAATGTATATGATACTACCAATCCGTCTGACCCAATTAGCATGTATGGTTCAAATGTATCAAATGATGAATTGGAGCATGTGAGCTCCCTTAATTTTGGAGATCCCTATAGAAAGCATGAGATGCGTTGCAG ATTCAAGCAGAAAGCACCATGGCCATGGCTAGCAATAACAACTTCTTTTGCCATCATTGTGATTGCATCTCTTGTTGGACAAATATTCTATGCAACTGTGAGTCGAATTGTTAAAGTTGAAGACGATTATAAAGAGATGATGGAACTCAAGGCAAAGGCAGAGGCAGCTGATGTTGCAAAGTCACAG TTCCTTGCTACTGTTTCTCATGAGATCAGAACCCCAATGAATGGTGTTCTAG GAATGCTGGATATGCTTATGGACACAAATTTAGATGGAACTCAACAAGATTATGTCACAACTGCACAAGGCAGTGGAAGAACACTCGTTTCTCTTATAAATGAGGTTTTAGATCAAGCAAAGGTTGAATCTGGTAAGCTGGAGCTTGAGGAAGTGAGTTTTGATCTGCGGGCAATTTTGGATGatgttttatctctattttctGGAAAGTCTCAAGAGAAAGGAGTAGAGTTAGAG TTGGCAGTTTATATCTCTGATCGTGTTCCTAAAATTCTAGTTGGTGATCCAAAGAGATTTCGACAGATAATCAGCAATCTCATGGGGAATTCAATCAAA TTCACGAAGGCAGGACACATCTTTATTACTGTCCATCTTGTTGAGGAGGTGATGGACTTTACAGAAGCTGAGACTGTATTATCATCAAAGAACACCTTGAGTGGCAATCTTGTTGCTGATAGACGCTGCAGCTGGAAAGGATTTAGGGCTTTCAATCAAGATGGATCCACTTGTTCTTTCAAATCATCCTCTTCTGATTTTGTCAATATAATTGTGTCAGTTGAAGACACAGGAGAAGGAATTCCTCTGGAAGGCCAATCTCGTATTTTCACCCCTTTTATGCAGGTTGGTCCATCAATTTCCCGATTACATGGAGGTACAGGCATTGGGCTTAGCATAAGCAAGTATTTGGTTAGCCGCATGAATGGGGAGATTGGATTTGTCAGTGTTCCAGAAATCGGTTCAACTTTTACATTTACTGCTGTCCTAGGAAATGGTTCCTCCAATTCAAATGAGCAGCAGAGCCAGCAAATGAATGGCCAGTCTAACTCTGTATCCTCAGAACTTAAAGGCATGACAGCATTGCTTGTGGACCACAGACCTACGCGGGCGAAGGTGTCGAGATACCATATTGAACGTATTGGAATACATGTTGAAGTAGTTTTTGATTTGAATGAAGGTATATCTTGCATAGGCTGTGGGAATATGGTTATCAACATGGTCCTTGTTGAACAAGAAGTCTGGGAGAGGGATGCAAGTACTTCAACCCTATTTACTGATAACTTGAGAAAATTTGAACATGGGGCTCCAAAAATGTTCCTTCTTGCTAAACATACCAGCTTTTCAAGAATTAACACTACAATTTCTGGTGTTTATAGCCCAACTGTAATCATGAAGCCGCTGAGGGCCAGCAAAGTTGCTGCAGATCTTCAACGAGCCTTGGGTATTGGGAATAAGGGCAATCCCATTCCAAGTCTGTCTCTCCGTAATCTTCTTCTTgggagaaaaattttaattgtagaTGACAACAAGGTGAATCTCAGAGTAGCTGCTGGTGCTTTGAAAAAATATGGAGCTGATGTTGAATGTGCGGAGAGTGGAATGGAAGCTACCAATATGCTTAAGCCACCTCATTCCTTTCATGCCTGCTTCATGGACATCCAGATGCCACGAATGGATGG GTTTCAAGCTACAAGGATTATTAGAGAGGAGGAACACCGATACAACAATTCTATTCATCGTGATGACAATGTTTCAAACTGGCATGTACCCATTTTGGCCATGACTGCTGATGTGATCCAAGCTACACACGAGGAATGCCTAAAGTGTGGGATGGACGGATATGTTTCAAAACCGTTCGAAGCTGAACAATTATATAGGGAAGTTTCACGTGTTGTTCCGTTGCTTTGA
- the LOC123214684 gene encoding nuclear transport factor 2B yields the protein MDPDAVAKAFVEHYYTTFDANRAGLANLYQEGSMLTFEGQKIQGSPNIVAKLTSLPFQQCQHSITTVDCQPSGPAGGMLVFVSGNLQLAGEQHALKFSQMFHLMPTPQGSFYVFNDIFRLNYA from the exons ATGGATCCAGACGCAGTGGCGAAGGCCTTCGTTGAACACTACTACACCACTTTCGATGCGAATCGTGCGGGCCTTGCTAACCTTTACCAGGAAGGTTCGATGCTGACTTTTGAAGGTCAAAAGATCCAAGGCTCACCTAACATCGTCGCCAAACTTACTAGCCTTCCATTTCAGCAGTGCCAGCACTCCATCACCACCGTCGATTGCCAGCCATCCGGTCCCGCCGGAGGCATGCTCGTTTTCGTTTCTGGTAATCTCCAGCTCGCCGGTGAACAGCACGCTCTTAAGTTCAGTCAG ATGTTCCATTTGATGCCAACACCTCAGGGAAGCTTTTATGTGTTCAATGACATATTCAGGTTGAACTATGCATGA
- the LOC123213025 gene encoding uncharacterized protein LOC123213025, with protein sequence MESDDTVELISLAVQKLIEENKKKKDASSHDDQLLLSNLLSQLESLRDKQLKQSGGITDPEAVTLPAAVGESKTEDGDGGQLVDGGAKNDRDKIANELRNLKRQNFITHCLLSVMIALTVFWQLSEVKLILCLKDGLSHPFRSAGRMLMGFLWRSRNNGQDGEKRNLIEPPLKIPELPHMNLSEFRLNGEKALNHQLSLLHDAKNSLIGVPPLTYLKLPELPQVDLFEELVNDVEA encoded by the exons ATGGAATCAGATGACACAGTAGAACTTATCAGTCTTGCAGTCCAAAAGCTCATAGaagagaataagaagaagaaggatgCCTCTTCTCATGATGACCAGCTTCTGCTCTCCAATTTGCTTTCTCAG TTGGAATCACTAAGAGACAAGCAGCTTAAGCAATCTGGAGGAATAACTGACCCTGAGGCGGTAACTTTGCCTGCCGCTGTTGGTGAATCAAAGACTGAGGATGGGGATGGTGGTCAGCTAGTTGATGGAGGTGCTAAAAATGATAGAGACAAGATTGCCAATGAGCTGAGAAATTTGAAGAGACAGAACTTTATAACACATTGTCTTCTTTCAGTTATGATTGCTCTCACTGTTTTCTGGCAATTGTCGGAGGTCAAACTCATTTTGTGTCTTAAGGATGGTTTGAGTCACCCATTTAGATCTGCAGGAAGAATGCTCATGGGGTTCCTATGGCGCTCGCGAAACAATGGTCAGGATGGAGAAAAAAGAAACCTAATTGAACCTCCTCTCAAAATTCCGGAGCTACCCCATATGAATTTATCAGAATTTCGACTGAATGGTGAAAAGGCACTGAATCATCAGCTTAGCCTTTTGCATGATGCTAAGAACTCCCTAATCGGAGTTCCTCCTCTCACTTATCTCAAATTGCCAGAGCTTCCCCAAGTTGATTTATTTGAAGAACTTGTGAATGATGTTGAAGCTTGA
- the LOC123213820 gene encoding calmodulin-binding transcription activator 4, translating to MQTGYDINALFQEAQTRWLKPAEVLYILQNHEKYQLNQEPPQKPTSGSVFLFNKRVLRFFRKDGHNWRKKKDGRAVGEAHERLKVGNTEALNCYYAHGEQNPNFQRRSYWMLDPAYEHIVLVHYREITEGKSSPGSVVVSPGVSSSFNFSPTSYTCQNPPSTSVISDSYEPSQSLSSSGSVEVSSEIAVKDNGIDSKREITNYVGDEVNRALRKLEEQLSLNDDIIEEIDSLSSQDLEYKNEMSKQDQFRASLQSSEYVVEGQYNGGHAGFLDDSNDLVLSQNAVDDGKHLFGNGYTVGSEETSLWKDMLESCENSSGSELQGKLQTSSRMGPAEVQEYSHWLNSNGSIVEHSAMMLPQEVENFKIPAYSSLVGTHEINSDYHTMFSYQEHIGVSPEPDLHLTVAEKLKFKIHEISPEWGYATEPTKVIIVGTFLCDPSESAWACMFGDTEVPLEIIQEGVMRCEAPPHISGKVTLCITSGNRQACSEIKEFNYRVKASSSAHDNVTQTEATKNRDELLLLVRFVQMLLSDSSLQKGNSMESGCHLLGRMKADDDLWGQFIEALLVGSGTSSGTIDWLLQELLKDKLLQWLSSKSTGECEQSGCSLSKKEQGMIHMVAGLGFEWALSPILSHGVSVNFRDINGWTALHWAARFGREKMVAALLASGASAGAVTDPNSQDPAGKNPASIAAASGHKGLAGYLSEVALTSHLSSLTLEESELSKSSAEVEAEITVNSVSMGSLSATEDQLSMKDTLAAVRNAAQAAARIQSAFRAHSFRKRREKEAAAMDANMGEYGISGLSALSKLAFRNARDFNSAALSIQKKFRGWKGRKDYLALRQKVVKIQAHVRGYQVRKKYKVICWAVGVLDKVILRWRRKGVGLRGFRSESEPHDDSEDEDILKVFRRQKVDATVDEAVSRVLSMVDSPDARQQYRRMLERFRQAKAERGETSEEAASISVDDTVYMENDDWYQFT from the exons ATGCAAACAG GATATGATATCAACGCTTTGTTTCAAGAAGCGCAAACGCGTTGGCTGAAGCCGGCTGAGGTACTGTATATATTACAAAATCACGAAAAGTACCAGCTGAACCAGGAGCCACCTCAAAAACCAACAA GTGGATCTGTGTTTCTTTTTAATAAGAGGGTGCTTCGGTTTTTTCGTAAGGATGGTCATAATTGGCGCAAAAAGAAGGATGGGAGAGCTGTCGGGGAAGCACATGAACGACTTAAG GTTGGAAATACTGAAGCTTTAAATTGCTATTATGCACATGGGGAGCAGAACCCTAATTTTCAGAGGCGTAGCTATTGGATGTTGGATCC GGCATATGAGCACATAGTTCTCGTTCATTATAGAGAGATAACTGAG GGAAAGTCTAGTCCTGGATCTGTTGTAGTATCTCCAGGAGTGTCTTCGTCGTTCAATTTTAGTCCAACCTCTTACACTTGTCAAAATCCACCCTCTACCTCTGTAATTAGTGATTCGTATGAACCATCTCAAAGCTTATCAAGTTCAGGTTCTGTTGAGGTCAGTTCTGAGATAGCTGTTAAGGATAATGGCATAGACAGTAAACGGGAAATTACTAATTATGTTGGAGATGAAGTTAATCGAGCTCTACGAAAGCTGGAGGAACAGTTAAGTTTGAATGATGACATAATCGAAGAAATTGATTCATTATCCAGTCAGGATTTGGAATACAAAAATGAAATGTCCAAGCAGGATCAGTTTAGAGCTTCACTGCAAAGCTCAGAGTATGTTGTAGAAGGACAATATAATGGTGGGCATGCCGGATTCCTAGATGATTCAAACGATCTTGTGCTGTCTCAGAATGCAG TTGATGATGGAAAACACTTATTCGGGAATGGCTATACAGTTGGAAGTGAAGAAACTTCACTTTGGAAAGACATGTTGGAGTCATGTGAGAACTCATCAGGTTCTGAGCTCCAG GGTAAGCTGCAAACTTCTTCAAGAATGGGACCAGCTGAAGTGCAGGAGTACTCTCATTGGCTGAATTCCAATGGATCTATCGTTGAGCATT CTGCTATGATGCTGCCTCAGGAAGtcgaaaatttcaaaattcctGCATATTCTTCATTAGTAGGAACACATGAAATCAATTCCGACTACCATACAATGTTTTCTTATCAAGAACATATTGGAGTGTCTCCTGAACCGGATTTGCATTTGACAGTTGCTGAAaagctaaaatttaaaattcatgaAATTTCTCCTGAATGGGGCTATGCCACTGAACCTACAAAG GTTATCATTGTTGGGACTTTTCTGTGTGATCCATCAGAATCTGCATGGGCATGCATGTTTGGTGACACTGAAGTTCCTCTTGAAATCATTCAGGAAGGTGTCATGCGATGTGAAGCCCCTCCTCACATTTCTGGAAAGGTCACCCTGTGCATCACTTCTGGCAATCGGCAGGCTTGCAGTGAAATCAAAGAATTCAATTATCGAGTTAAGGCTAGTAGTTCTGCTCATGATAATGTAACCCAAACAGAAGCTACTAAGAACCGGGATGAGCTCTTGCTACTTGTCAGATTTGTCCAGATGCTTCTGTCTGATTCGTCTCTGCAGAAAGGAAATAGTATGGAGTCAGGATGCCATCTATTGGGAAGAATGAAAGCCGATGATGATTTGTGGGGTCAATTCATAGAGGCTCTTTTAGTTGGTAGTGGGACTTCTTCTGGTACCATTGATTGGCTTCTGCAAGAGCTTTTAAAAGACAAGCTGCTGCAGTGGCTATCTTCAAAATCCACTGGAGAATGTGAGCAATCTGGTTGTTCCTTGTCCAAAAAAGAACAAGGGATGATTCACATGGTTGCTGGGTTGGGTTTTGAATGGGCATTAAGCCCAATTCTCAGTCATGGAGTCAGTGTAAACTTTCGAGATATTAATGGGTGGACAGCTCTTCATTGGGCTGCACGTTTTGGAAG GGAAAAAATGGTTGCAGCTCTTTTGGCTTCTGGTGCATCAGCTGGGGCTGTAACAGATCCCAATTCACAAGATCCAGCTGGAAAAAACCCTGCATCCATTGCTGCTGCCAGTGGACATAAGGGACTGGCAGGTTATCTTTCGGAGGTGGCACTGACTAGCCATCTTTCGTCCCTCACTCTGGAAGAAAGTGAGCTTTCAAAGAGCTCTGCTGAGGTTGAGGCAGAAATAACGGTAAATAGTGTCTCAATGGGAAGCCTCTCTGCCACTGAGGATCAACTTTCAATGAAAGATACCTTGGCTGCTGTTCGAAATGCAGCTCAGGCTGCTGCACGTATACAGTCTGCTTTCCGTGCACACTCCTTCAGAAAGCGACGAGAAAAAGAAGCTGCAGCTATGGATGCTAATATGGGTGAATATGGTATCAGTGGGCTTTCAGCTTTGTCAAAGCTAGCCTTTCGCAATGCTCGAGATTTCAATTCAGCTGCTTTGTCTATTCAGAAGAAATTTCGAGGATGGAAAGGTCGCAAGGATTATCTTGCACTTCGCCAGAAAGTCGTGAAGATACAG GCTCATGTTAGGGGCTATCAGGTTAGAAAGAAGTACAAGGTAATCTGTTGGGCTGTTGGAGTTCTCGATAAGGTTATATTGCGTTGGAGACGGAAAGGAGTTGGTTTAAGAGGTTTTCGGTCGGAATCAGAGCCGCACGATGACAGCGAAGATGAAGACATTCTCAAAGTGTTCCGAAGACAAAAAGTAGATGCAACCGTTGATGAGGCTGTCTCACGAGTTCTATCTATGGTTGATTCTCCAGATGCACGTCAGCAATATCGTCGAATGCTTGAAAGGTTCCGACAAGCTAAG GCTGAACGTGGTGAAACAAGCGAAGAAGCAGCATCAATATCAGTAGATGATACTGTCTATATGGAAAATGATGATTGGTACCAGTTTACTTAG